GGTCTCGTTGGTTGGTGTGGCGAGGGTGGGGCAGGTCAGGTCGTTTGCGGATGCGCGGTTGTCGGACCGGATCGCGATCGGGGTGTAGGGGGCGTTTCCGCCAGGTTGGGTTGATGAGGTGGTCGCCGAGAGCGGGCAGGCCGAGCAACGCAGTCGGCTGCTGCCGGCGCGGTCGGTCGTGTGCTTCGTGCTGGCGATGTACCTGTTCTTCGGGCAGGGCTATGAGGAGGTCGCACGGCTGCTGGGCGAGGAAATCGGGGCTGGGCGGCGGTCGTAGCGGTGCCGACGACCGCCGCGATCGGCCAAGCCCGTCGCAGGTTGGGTCCAGAGCCCTTGCGGGTGCTCTTCGCGCGGGTGCGCCGGTGTTCAGCGTCGGCCCAGCACCTCGGCGAGGCGGCTCACCCCGTCCTTGCCGTGGCCGAGGGCGATGGTCCGGCGGACCAGACCCTCGGCTGCGCGCATTACCCCGGACTCGATGCCGTGCGACTCGGCGGTGTGCACGACGTGGGCCATGGTGGAGACGCCCGAGGTGAGCGGGTTGATCGCGCCCGAATAGCTGCCGCTATCAAAGTCCTCGGCGAACTCCGCGAACAGCGGGGGCAGGATCGCACCGATCCCCTGGGCGAACGGCGCAAGCTCCCGCCCGCTGATCCCCTCTGCCTTGGCTAGCGCCAGCGCGTGCACGTATCCGGCCATCGCCGTCCAAAAGATGTCCAGCAGCGCGATGTCGAAGCCGGCCGCCCGGCCGATCTCCTCGCCAAGGTGGGTGTGGGTACCGCCGAGCACCGCCAGCACCGGCGCGTGCCGCTCGTAGAGGTCGACCGGCCCGCTGTGGATGAAGACCGCCTCCGGCGTGCCGATGCTCGGGGCCGGCGTCATGATGGCGCCGTCGAGGTACTCGACGCCGTGCTCCGCCGCCCAAGCGGCCGTGGACCGGGCACGGTCCGGCGAGTCGGCGGTCAGGTTGACCACCGCCCGGCCCTTGAGCGCGGCCTCGACTTCCTTACGGTGCAGCACGGCGTCCGAGGCGTCGTAGTTCACCACGCAGATGACGATCAGCTCGCTCGCCGCCACGGCCTCCTCTGCCGTGGTCGCGCTCACCACACCCCGGGCGACCAGCGCGGCGTCCCGGCCTGGGGTACGGTTCCAGACCGTGGTACGGACGCCGGCGTCCACGAAGGCACCGGCCAGGGCGCGTCCCATCGGCCCGAGGCCGAGTACGGTGACGGTGGGCTGGGTGTGGTTGGTGGGCATACTTCATCTCCTGTAGACATGGTGGTGGACAACGACGACCCAGAGGGCAGGAGATGACGCGTAGTCAGGCCGTGAACCCGAACGTGTGCGGGGTGACCGCCGCGATCGCCGTGATCGACGGCAAGTGGAAGACGTCCCTGCTCTGGCTACTGGAGGCCAGCCCGCAGCGTCCCGCCGAACTCCGCCGACGACTGCCCGGCCTCAGTGAGAAGGTCCTCACCCAGGCCCTGCGCGAGATGGAGTCCGACGGCCTGGTGCACCGCGAGGTTCACGACGTCCTTCCGCTGAAGACGGTCTACTCCCTGACCGACTTCGGCCGCCGCCTCTCTGACGCCCTCGGCCCGGTCTCCGACCTGGGCCACGAGCGCCTCGACCGCATGACGGCCGAGCAGGCCGGACAGGTCGAGCCGTCTGCCTCCTGACCTGCTGTCATCTCCCTTCTTTTTCCTGGGCACCAGTCTCGTCGCACCGCACGTCGCTGCCCAGTACGCACAAAAAGGTGGCTACTGGGCAAGGACGCGATGATCACCAGGCGACGGGCCGAGCCGCCGACATGATGGCTATCCGGCCGGACAGGCAACGGGCCAATACCCCCTGGGCCGGCAGCCCTCCCACGGTTGAGTGCGATCTCGTACAACACCGACCGACAAGGAGCAGTCTGTGGGAGACCCGGAGGTCGCGGTCTTGCCTTAGGTCACCGGCATTGCCCCTTGTCCCGAAGAGGCAATTGCCTGAGGTGGGCTTCACACTGCTGGGGTCAGCCGGATAGTGTGCGTTCGCTGATGCAGTCTTCAAGCTGAAAAAAGAAGAACTCGTTGGAGCCGCGTTGCCAGGGGCTGGCCGGGTCGCAGAAGTAGACCGGGATGTCGGTGGCCAGGGTGAATGAGCCGTGCGCGGCCATCTCGGCGCCCTGGTCCCAGGTCAGCGAGCGCACCAGGTGTGTCGGCAGGGTCTGCACGGTTTCCACGAGGGGGTCGCGGACGTGCTCGGCGGTGCGGCCGTCCGGCAGGTGCAGGAGCATGACGTAGCGGGTGGCGCGCTCGACGAGCGTGCCGATGGCGGAGGTGCCGTCCTTGCCGATGATCAGGTCGCCCTCCCAGTGCCCTGGGACTGCCCGGTCCTCGACCTCCGCAGGCCGTTCGCTGATCATGACCATCGGATGGGCGAACCTGGGCCTGCGCGTGGCGGCCTGGCGGTGGGGGACGCGTCGGGCGCGGCCGGTGCGCAAGGCGCCGGCCAGCTCGCGGCGCAGCTCGCCACGTCCTTGGACGTACAGGGCCCGGCCGGTTCTCCTGGCGCGACATGAACTTCCGACCCGACCGGTCCTCCCCCGCCGTCGTGACCTCCGCGTCCATCACATCGAGCGGCAGCATGACCGCGCGCACCGGGTGGACGTCACGTCGCCGAGGTGCCCGGCCGCGCGGCGAGGCCAGAGCACTCACAGGCACGACGCCTGGCGTACCGCCACCACCAGCGTCCTCGCAGCAGTGCGCTGCTTGTCACCCGAGCGGTGGGAGGCGACGACGACGTCCGCAATGGCCAACCGGCGGCGACTATGAAAATCGCTGTCCGATCACCGGAGCACGGTGATAGACATCCGGCGTGGAAAAGAATCTCGAGTTCCCTGACCTGCTGCGACTGATCGATGAACGGTCGACCGCCTTCCGCGCCGCGGTCGCCGCCGCGCCCAGTCTCGACGCACAGGTGCCGACCTGCCCCGGGTGGACGCTGTTCGATCTGGTGAAGCACCTGGGTGGGGGAGACCGTTTCTGGGCCGCCATCGTCGGCGCGGGACCTGCCGACGCTCCCCCGGCCGACGCCACCGCTGCGCGTGCCGCTCTGGAAGTGCCGCGGGAGCGTGAGGCCCTGCTGGCCTGGCTGGCCGCGTCGACGCAGCTTCTGCTCGGCGCCCTGCGCGAGGCAGGCCCGGAGAGCGGTTGCTGGACGTGGTGGCCTGCGTCGCAGTCACCGCAAACCTCCGGCGGTGTCGCCCGGCACCGGGCCCAGGAGACCGCGGTGCACACGTACGACGCCCAGCTCGCCGGGGGCGCTGCGCAGCCGCTGCCGGCCGAGGTGGCACTCGACGGTGTGGAGGAGTTCCTGTTCACCGTCTGCGGAACGCCGAGTGCCTGGCCGCACAAGCCCACGGCCTTCGACTTCCACACCGCCGAGGGCCGCTCCTGGCGCCTCACGGTCGACGGCGACGGCGCACGCTCCACCCGCATCCCCGCGCCCACCGCCGCGACCGGCGAGGACTCGAACGCAGCCGGCGTCTCCGTCCATGGCACAGCCAGTGAGTTGGTCCTCTACTTGTACGACCGCATCCAGGCCGAGTCCTTGCGCGTGGACGGGGACGCAGGGCTGCTCGACCTGCTCCGCGCCTGGGAGCCGGAGGAGAAGTAGGACGTAGCGGCGGCGGCTGGCCGCGCCTCGAGCCGGTAGGACACAACTCTTCGCCGGGTTCGTCAGTCGCGGCACCGGGCTCAAACCCGCGAGGCGGCCTCCTTGCGTCAACAAGCCGACCGTCTACCTGGTCAGAGCTCGAACTCACGACCTCCGCACGATCAGAGTCGAGTACATCGACAGCCGGGCAACCGCCGACCGGCTCGCTCTCCGTATCCAGCGAGCCGGCGGTTCTGCGTCGCGCCCCTGGCCGCGCTCCTGGTCCCCACGAACCCGCCAGATGATCATTTGTCAGGTAGGCCATAAGTAGCTGCTCTCATCCCCAACCCGCTCAGCGGCGACCTCCGCTCTCGCCATCGGTGTACCCACCGCCTGTTCCAGCATGGGGAATACAAGTGAGCATGCCTGGCCAGCACCTGAGCGGCGGGTGGGAAATTCGAAGAGCCTCATCACGTGGTGGTGGACGGCGCCGGGGTGACCGTCATCGACCGGTGCGGCACCCAGACCCGGGCGTGGGCGATGCTGTCGGGCTTCGTGGAGACGAAGCACCTGTTCGTGGTGCTCAACCGCAGCGGCTCCTGCCTGCTCATCCTGGCCAACTGCGGGACGGCGGACCCCGACGCGCTGCGCGCCCGGCACGCGGCCCCGGTCGGCCGTCCGGCGCCCGCGGGCCCGGCCCTGGAGGTCCGGGCCTGATGGAACCCGGGCCCGGGCCCAAGGCCTGAGGCTCAGGCTCGGAACCTCGGCGCTGAGGGCTTCAGTTCTGGAACGGCCCCTCGTCCACGAAGGTCCGCAGCAGCCCGGCGAAGACCTCGGCGTCGGCGGCCGGCCAGGAGGCGAGGGAGTCCTCGATGCGGGCCGCCAGGCGGTCCCGGGTGGCCCGCACCGCGTCGTACCCGGAGCCGGTGAGGACGAGCAGGGTGGCGCGCCGGTCGGCGGGGTCGGCCTCGCGGCGCAGCAGGCCGGCCTCCTCCAGCCGGTCGGCGCGGCGGGTCACGGTGGTGCGGTCCAGTCCGATCTCGCGGCCGAGGTCGGCGGCGCTGCACGGGCCGGTGCGGGCCAGGCCGCTCAGGACGGGGTAGGTGAGCTCGTCGACGGCTTCCCCCAGGCCGTCGGTCAGCTGGGCATGGAGCCCGGTGCGGGTGCTGCGCCGCAGCAGCAGTCCCAGGGCCTCGGCGATCTGGTGTCCGGTCGGATTCGTCACCCCGCAGATTAGCGTGCGCCGAGCACGCTTTTCATGTAGCGCGAGATGCGTGCTTGAGGCACGCACTGCTACTGACGGGCCACTCCCTGATGTGCCGTCAACTAAGTACGTTGAACGTGAGGAGAAAGCTCAATGCGCCATCGCATACCCACCATCACCCTGACCGTCGCCCTGGCCGGCGGCGCCCTGCTCGCGGCCGCCCCCGCCCAGGCCGCCCCAGCCCAGCAGGGCGTGGCCACGGTCGTGGCCGACAACCCCACCGACCACCGCGCGGACATCGCCAGGATGCGCCAGCAGCTCGCGGAGCTGCGCGACAAGGCTGTGATGCTGGACCAGCTCGGAGACCACAAGGGCGCCCAGGACGCCCGCTACCTGGCCGCCCTGCTGCAGCGCATGATCGACACCCTCATCGCCTCGGACCAGCACGGCTGATCCGGCAGGGGCTCCGGTAGAACTCCGCAGGGAAAGCCCGCCCGCCGGCCCGGCGCCGGCGGGCGGGCGCCATCTAGTAGGTGCTTTGTCAGGTACCCCGATTGATCACCGTCAGGTAGGTTGTGATCTTCTGTCAGATGTGACGCCTGAGGTGATGGAAGAGCTTCGGCCGCGTATTGAGGCGTTCGCGGCGGAGATGCTCGGTTCGCTGGCCCGTCGGGACCAGCGGGCCAAGGACGAGCTGTACCTGCGTGGGCTGATGCTGATGGCAAGCGCAAGTCGATGCAGCCGATAGCCGAGCGACTGGGCGTGGACTACCAGCAGCTGCAGCAGTTCGCCTCCTCTTCCCACCTGGGACTACTCCAAGGTCCCTGAGCGGCTGGCACGTTGGACTGCCGCGAACATCTCTCCCGAGGCTTACGCGATCGACGATGTCGGCTTCCCCAAGGACGGCTACGACTCGCCCGGGGTGGCGCGGATGTACTGCGGCGCACTGGGCAAGCGGGGCAACTGCCAGATTGGCTCAGCGTCAACCTTGTGTTCGACCGGCGTCCTCGGCCGTCGACTGGCGCCTGTTCCTGCCCGAGAGCTGGGACGACACCAAGCACGGCGGGGACGCGCTGCTGGCCGAGGCGATCCGGCGCCGCCTGGCCAAGGCCGGCATCCCGGATATCGCACGGCACCTGGAGAAGTGGCGCTTGGCCCTGGACATGCTCGAGGAGGTGCGCGGGGGCTGGGAGTTGCCTGACCTGCCGGTCGTCGCGGACGCCGGGCACGGGGACGCCACGGGCTTTCGTGAGGGCCTGACCGTGCGCGGCCTGGCCTACATGGTCGCGGTCAAGGCCATCACGACCGCGTACCTGGGCGAATGCGACGCCCGAGCGCCCGCCCTACTCCGGACAGGGCCGCCCTCCCGCGTCCGCTTACCCCCAGCCGCACACCACCCCTGCGCGCCCTGGCCCTGGCCGCCGGGCGCGACAGGGCGAGGACCGTCACCTGGCGCCAGGGCAGCAAGGCCATCAAGCACAACCCGAACGCCGAGATGCGCTCGCAGTTCCTGGCCCTGCGGGTCCGCCCGGCCAACCGCACGATCCGCCGTGCCGCCGTGCCGCCGACGGATCCGTGTCCGACTGCTGGCTGCTCGTCCAGTGGCCACCCGACTCCGCCGAGCCCACCGACTACGGGCTCTCGACCCTGCCCACCGACATCCCCCTACGCGAGCTGGCGCGAATCGCCAAGATCCGCTGGCGAGTTGAACACGACTACCGCGAGCTCAAGGACGGCCTGGGCCTGGACCACTTCGAGGGCCGCAACTACCTCGGCTGACACCGCCACGCCACTCTCGCCTCACTCGCCCAGGCCTTCTGCACCATGCTCAGGCTCGACCCAAAAGTCCCTGCGCCGGTCTGACCCTCTACGCGGTCCTCCGTGAACTCCAGGCCCTCCTGGCCACCGGGACCGGCGCCTGCTCGATATGCGGCCAACCCGCACCGGCCCCCGATCCCCACCACCGCACCTGACCTAGCTGTTCCGATCCGGGCGCCTGGCACGTTCGCCCGGGCTTTCGACTGCGCGCCGGAACGAGCGGGGTCCGTGGCTGCGCCGACCTGGATGGCGACCGACCGGCGGCGGCTCCGCTCAGTCGCGCAGCAGCCGCGCGCGGATGCCCGCGATCACGATGTCCAGCTCCAGGCGGAAGGTCGCGTCGCGCTGGTCCAGGGGGATCAGGGCGGCCTGACGGGCCTGTTCCTCGAGGGTGTAGCCGTTGACGAAGCTGGTGACCACGTCCGCGCCGAGGTGGGCGGCCGGTGCGTCGGCACCGGCCGAGCGCAGGGCGTCGACCAGGGAGCCGAAGTAGGCGACGGCGTTGGGCGGCGGGGCGGTGAAGGAGACCACGAGCCGGGCGCCGTCGCGGTGGGCGAGCATGGTCGCGCGGGCCCGGGTGGCCAGCTCGCGGACCCGGTCGGGCCAGTCCTGCTCGACGGCGGGGGCGGCACCCGGGCCGCCGGCGGGCGGCTGTGTGAGCATCTCGCCGATGATCCGGTCGGCCAGCGCGTCCAGCAGTGCCGCCTTGCTCGGATAGTGCCAGTACAGGGCGCCGGCGCGGACGCCGAGCCGCTGGGCCAGGCGACGGGTGGTCAGCTCGTCGAGGCCGTCCTCGTCGAGCAGTTCCATGGCGCCCTGCAGCACATCGGCCTGCCGGAGCGGCATCGGGTCCCCCTTTCGTATCCCTTCCTGCTATCGGAGCATCTTGCCACTTGAACACTGACCAAGTAACTTGAACAGTGACCAAGTGAACGGTGTTCAAGTTTGGGGGGCGACATGCGTGTTCTGGTGATCGGTGCCGGACTCGGCGGTCTGTGCCTGGCGCAGGGGCTGCGACAGGCCGGGATCGACGTGCGGATCTACGAGCGCGAGGCGAGCGTGCGGGCCCGGTACCAGGGCTTTCGGATCGGCATCGGCGGCCCGGGACTGGCCGCGCTGCGCGAATGCCTGCCGCAGCGCTTGCACCCGCTGCTGGAGGCCAGCACCGGAGAGCTCTCGGGTGAGCGGCGGGTGGTCGACGAGCAGCTGCGCGAGATCCGCCAACTCGGCGCGCTGCACGGGGGCACGGCCACCGACCGGCACGTCCTGCGGCATCTGCTGCTGGCCGGGCTCACCGACCGGATCCAGTTCGGCAAGCGGCTGGTCCGCTACACCGAGCTGACCGACGGCACCGTCCGGGCCGAGTTCGCCGATGGGAGCAGCGCCACCGGCGACCTGCTGGTGGGCGCGGACGGCGGCAACTCCCCCGTCCGTCGGCAACTCCTGCCCGACGCCGAGGTGGTCACCCTGGACGGCAACGGCCTGCTCGGCCGCACGCCGCTGACCGAGCGGTTCGCCGGCCTGGTCCCGGGCTTCGGCACCGTGGTCAACGGCCCCGAGGTGCGGATGCTGCTCGGCAAGATGGAGTTCCGCCGCCCGCCGCACCTCGCCGCCGCCGAACTGGCCCCCGATGTCGAACTCCCGGAAACCGGAAGCTACCTCCGCTGGGGTGCGTTCCTGCCCGAGTACATCAAGCCGCTGCCCGCCGATTGGCCGGCGGTCCGCGACCTGCTGCTGGCCGGCATCGCCGACTGGCACCCCGACCTGGTGGAGCTCGTACGGCAGTCGGACGTGGTGAACAGCTCCGTACTGACGGTCCGTTACGCGAAGCCAGTGCCGCACTGGGGCACCCGCCAGGTCACCCTGCTCGGCGACGCCATCCACGTCATGCCGCCGAGCGGAGGCATGGGCGCCAACACCGCGTTCCGGGACGCGGCACTGCTCTGCCGCGCGATCACCGCGGTCGAGCGCGGCGAGGCGGAGCTGCTGCCGGCCGTCGAGCGGTACGAGCGCGAGATGCTCGAGTATGGCTTCGCGGCGGTCGCGGAGAGTCTGGAGCAACTGCCAGCCTTCGCCCCATCGGTCACGGCGGGCGCGGCGAGCGCACACTGACGGGTGGCACCGAACCGTGGGCTTGGCCGGCGTGCACGCCGGCCGATGGACGCAAACGGGTGGCCACCGAGGGGACGCGGGCGACGTGAACGGCGCCGGGTGAGCGCCGGCCGGCGATCGGACGCGGCCGTCTTCGGAGCGGCGGCGAGCCGCTGCGGGTAGACGACGACGAGCCAGCCGTGGATCAGCTCCGGCCACGCGATCTGGCCGCGGTAGGCGGCGAGGGTGCTGTCCACGCTGATCTAATTCCCCTCGGCCGCCTGTCCGGGCACCGGCGCGGCCCGGGCCGGGTCGGCGGCACAGATGAGCTGGCGGAGCGCGCCGAAGTAGACCTCGTGGTCGACCACGGCGGGCAGGACATGGGCCAGGTGGCCGGTCAGCACCGGGAAACTCCTCCGGGTCGAGGGCGGCCAGCGCGCGCCGGGTGGTGGCCTGGGCGGCCTTGGGGTCGCGGTGGTCGCCACGTTCCCGCCCAGCTTGGAAAGCCGCGCCCACAACTCGTCAGTGACCATGAAAGCGCCGCGGCGGTTCCAGGCGGCCCGACGACGGGCGATGGCCGCCAGCCGGTTCTATACCGTGCGGACCGATACCCCGGCCGTCTGGGCGGCGATCCGTACATGCACCGATACCAGTGTCCCAGTCTTATCCAGAGTGAGCAGACGCCGTACCACGACCTGCCGTGTCAAACGCCCGGCCCCATGGAGCGAGCGCACTCGACGGCGACGACAAGGAACCGGAGTACGAACTCGGCTGACCGGTACCGGCCTGAGGTTCAGCCACTCAGACCTTCAGCGTGTTTGCCCCATTTAGGGATCATTTGTTGCAAATATCTCAGTACGAGTCCGTGAGCGAAGAGGAGAAGCTATGTCTGTGATCTTGACGTTGGAGGTCGCCGGCGATCCGAAGGCAGTGGAGCAGTACGCCCAGGACAACACGAAGACGTTCCAGGATGTCCTCGCAGCGGCGAAGCGTCATGGCCTCATTGCGCACCGCTTCTACGGCTCCGACGACGGCAGCAGCTTGCTGGTCCTGGACGAATGGCCTGACCGGCAGAGCTTCGAGTCGTTTTTCCGGGAGCAGGAGTCCGAGATTCGGCCGATGTTCGAAGCTGCAGGCGTAACGGCGCAAATCGAGCCGAAGTTCTGGCGAGAGCTCTCGACACACGACGCCTACGGTTGGGGCGCCTGACCTCGGGGGCCGGCTCGCCCAGGCCCATGGAGTGCCGATCCCGCGCTCGCCCGAGGCGCCGAACCGGACCCGGCGATGTACCGTTCACGGTCGAGGATCTGCTGTCGAGCGGAGTCGACATTCGCGACTGGTGCCCCCAGCCGGCCGAGCGCGGCGAACACGCGCCGGCCAGCCGGGTCTGGCGCAGGGCGGCGGGCGCCAGCTGGTGGAGGCCAGCATCGTGCACCGCGTTCGCTCGGCCACGTCGGCGATCAACTCCGCAGGGATCCCACGGCCGCGCCGGGCATGATCATCGCCACTGCTCGGGGACACCTGCAGCACGCCTGTGACCAGGCCGCCCGGCTCACCCGGGCGACCTGGAGCGCGACACGCACGGCCCGAGCGCGGGCCTCCCCGGCTTCTCCCGCGGCTGTAGGCCGGCTTGCAGGTCAGGTGTCCGCCGTGGGCTCCTGGGCGTGCTGGGAGCTACGGAGTTGTTCGTTGAGGCGCAGGGCTTCCTCGAGTTGGTCTTCGAGGATGACGATGCGGCAGGCCGCCTCGATGGGCGTGCCCTGGTTGACGAGGTCGCGGGCGCGCATGGCGATGCGCAATTGGTAGCGGGAGTAGCGGCGGTGTCCGCCGTCGGAGCGCAGTGGGGTGATGAGGCGGTGTTCGCCGAGGGCTCGCAGGAAGCCGGGGGTGGTGCCGGTCATCTCGGCGGCGCGGCCCATGGTGTAGGCGGGGTAGTCGTCGTCGTCGAGTTTGTCGGGTGTGTCTGGGCTGGTCGTCGTAGTCACTGCACCTCTCTGGTTCTTGGGGAGAACGCGTCGAGGGGCCCCGGCGCCGTGTCGGCTCCGGGGCCCCGAAGGGGGACAACACCATCTACCGGCCTGGGCCGGTCCTGTTACATCCGCAGTGCCCCGGGTGAAGGGGGGCGCGGGGATCGCGTATGCGTGACCGGAACCACCGTCCTTGCGTTGGGGTCTGCGGTGTCCGCCCGGGCGTCTTCACGGGCCGGGCGATCCTGATGGCGCTTGCGCCCTCCGTTTCTCCGCTGAGCTGACTGTCATCTTGCTACTGCTGGTATTGCACCTGCTGGAACTGCTCGGTGGCCGTGACGGCCCACCCGGTCCGGCAGCCCAGCCCTGCGGGCCGTTACAGCCCTGCGGCGGGCTGAAGCTTCGCTGATCGGACCCCTCGACACGTGCGCCGCAGTCATGACGCCTTTGCCGAGGTCCTGCCTGTCTCACGACTGCTGATACTGCAACCACTGAACTGCGCACTGCTCGGTACCACTGGTGGCAGCCCTGATGCCTGCGGGCCGCCCGGTCCGGCAGTCAGTCCCGTCGCCGTCCTGCATCTGCCTGGCTTCGGGGCTCCACTGCCGGACCGAACCGCGATCTTTCGTCCAACAGCCCGGCCAGTTCGTGTCTGCTCGGTAGTGCCGACTGCTTCTTACGAGAGAAACGTAAGACCCGCCCGCAAGGAATGTCTACTCCGGCGAGCACAGATTTTGGGGCGGCCGAGAGTGAGATAACCTTCCGTCGCGCGGCGGCGGCACCCCCCGAGCCGCCGCCGCGCGCGGACGCGAGCAACGCAGCGCCGCGCACGGTGGCGACGATTCTCGACGAGCTCGAAAATCAATATAGGAGGGGGGCTGAACGGTTTCCCTTTCTCGATAGGCTGCAGGTATGACGGATGACTATCAGCAGCGGGAAGAGTGGCGGGCCGCCTTCGCCCAGCAGGTCATCACCGACTGCCTGGGCCAATGGCTACGGTCGGCCAATGAGGCGGCGGTGGCCGCGGTCGGCACGGAGCACGCCGCCGAAAGTGCCCGCCTGGCCCGGCAGGCCAAGGACAAATTGACCCGCTGGCGGGACAAAGGCGACCTCGGCGGCGACACGGCAGCCCGGATCGCCGACGCCGTGGTCGACAGAATGGAGCATGGCGAGAAAACCTCCCCTCCTCCGGAGAAGGCTGACGAGTCCTTTCCCTCCTTCGACAGCGGTTACCGGGCCGCGGTGACCTGCCAGTGGCTTCGCGACCAGGGCTACGACATCCCCACCTATCCCGGGGACCCCGAGCTGTGAGCGGGATCCCGCGGACCTGCGCGGGTAGCCAACAGTCGGACCCAAGAGCGTTCTCCTTGCACCGCCCGGCCGCCGACCCCCGGCTCCTCCTTCTCCGCGGTGTCAGCCCGTCGCCTCGCTCACCCCGGGTCCGTCTCCTCCCGACGGATCCAGTTCTGCAGGACCGAATGTCTCCGTTGGGCGCCGCCGCCACGCCAACGGGCGATCGCCATCGCCTGAGGCCCATCGACGCCGACGGGGTGCGGTCACTCTCTCAACCAGCCTGCCCGCCAGGTGTGTTGACAGCGTTGAGGTCTCGCCGCCGGCGGCCCCGGAAAAGACTCCACGGAATCCGGGGGTGACATATCCACCCGCGGCGAGCCCAGGCCTGCTAGGGTCAAAGTTAGTTGCAGTAGTGGTTCCCATGAACTTTGTGTGCGCCTGCTGATGTATCGCAGGCGCCTTTTTCTTTCCCGGATTTCTCCGGGTGGGTGCTCATCGCGGCGACTCGAAGTCCGCACTGTGCGGGCTTCGGACAGCCCCTTGAAGGAGATTTTTATGGCTAATGGCACTGTGAAGTGGTTCAACGCGGAAAAGGGCTTCGGCTTCATCGAGCAGGACGGTGGCGGCGCTGACGTCTTCGCCCACTACTCGAACATCAACGCCAGCGGCTTCCGCGAGCTGCTCGAGGGCCAGAAGGTCGAGTTCGACGTCACGCAGGGCCAGAAGGGCCCGCAGGCCGAGAACATCCGTCCGCTGTAGTTCCTGCCACGGCACTCGCCTGGTAGCGAGGGGCCCGCACCGAGTACACGATGCCCGGTGCGGGTCCCTCGGCATCGCGCCATCAAGCGCATCCCCGGCCTTCAGCCCCTGGCTCCGCCACCGGGGCCCCACGCGAAACGCACAGCGCCGCATCCGCCCAGGCGCACTGCCGGGCATCCCACGGTTCGAGTTCTTCGCTCCCGCCCTCCACGGGCTGTCGGGCACCCGCCCCGGCCGATGGGAGAGCACCCGCGCCGTGTCAGCCGCAACCGGGGATTGGGGCGGCGTCCTCCAGGGTGTCCGGCCGGGAGTCGTGCGGGTTCCCCGGCATGACGATCCATCGCCCCATGCCGGTGGCCCACGACGGGTCGGAGACCGCCGCTCTCGTCCACGGTGCGGTCATCGTCGGCACCGTGGAGACCGCCTGGCAGGAGATCCGGCGCCGCCACCCGGACGTGCCGGAGCTCGCGGTCACCACCGCGAGCGGCGGCGCGGACCAGACCCGCTGCGCGACGCTGCGCACCGGGCGCGAGTTCACCCACGACGGCGCGCTGACCATGGAGATCCAGTTCTCCGCCGGCACCCTGCGCCACGGAGGCCGGGCCAAGCCGCAAGCGCTACTGCACCACGCGGCGCACGGCCTGGCCCGACGGCGCGGCGTGAGGAGGTGAGCAGCGGCTACAGGTGGCACAACAGGCACTTCGCGCGTATCGCCCGCGAGCT
The sequence above is drawn from the Streptomyces kaniharaensis genome and encodes:
- a CDS encoding transposase domain-containing protein, producing the protein MVAESGQAEQRSRLLPARSVVCFVLAMYLFFGQGYEEVARLLGEEIGAGRRS
- a CDS encoding NAD(P)-dependent oxidoreductase; translated protein: MPTNHTQPTVTVLGLGPMGRALAGAFVDAGVRTTVWNRTPGRDAALVARGVVSATTAEEAVAASELIVICVVNYDASDAVLHRKEVEAALKGRAVVNLTADSPDRARSTAAWAAEHGVEYLDGAIMTPAPSIGTPEAVFIHSGPVDLYERHAPVLAVLGGTHTHLGEEIGRAAGFDIALLDIFWTAMAGYVHALALAKAEGISGRELAPFAQGIGAILPPLFAEFAEDFDSGSYSGAINPLTSGVSTMAHVVHTAESHGIESGVMRAAEGLVRRTIALGHGKDGVSRLAEVLGRR
- a CDS encoding winged helix-turn-helix transcriptional regulator, with product MTRSQAVNPNVCGVTAAIAVIDGKWKTSLLWLLEASPQRPAELRRRLPGLSEKVLTQALREMESDGLVHREVHDVLPLKTVYSLTDFGRRLSDALGPVSDLGHERLDRMTAEQAGQVEPSAS
- a CDS encoding maleylpyruvate isomerase family mycothiol-dependent enzyme; the encoded protein is MEKNLEFPDLLRLIDERSTAFRAAVAAAPSLDAQVPTCPGWTLFDLVKHLGGGDRFWAAIVGAGPADAPPADATAARAALEVPREREALLAWLAASTQLLLGALREAGPESGCWTWWPASQSPQTSGGVARHRAQETAVHTYDAQLAGGAAQPLPAEVALDGVEEFLFTVCGTPSAWPHKPTAFDFHTAEGRSWRLTVDGDGARSTRIPAPTAATGEDSNAAGVSVHGTASELVLYLYDRIQAESLRVDGDAGLLDLLRAWEPEEK
- a CDS encoding YcxB family protein; this translates as MVVDGAGVTVIDRCGTQTRAWAMLSGFVETKHLFVVLNRSGSCLLILANCGTADPDALRARHAAPVGRPAPAGPALEVRA
- a CDS encoding MarR family winged helix-turn-helix transcriptional regulator; translated protein: MTNPTGHQIAEALGLLLRRSTRTGLHAQLTDGLGEAVDELTYPVLSGLARTGPCSAADLGREIGLDRTTVTRRADRLEEAGLLRREADPADRRATLLVLTGSGYDAVRATRDRLAARIEDSLASWPAADAEVFAGLLRTFVDEGPFQN
- a CDS encoding TetR/AcrR family transcriptional regulator C-terminal domain-containing protein, which produces MPLRQADVLQGAMELLDEDGLDELTTRRLAQRLGVRAGALYWHYPSKAALLDALADRIIGEMLTQPPAGGPGAAPAVEQDWPDRVRELATRARATMLAHRDGARLVVSFTAPPPNAVAYFGSLVDALRSAGADAPAAHLGADVVTSFVNGYTLEEQARQAALIPLDQRDATFRLELDIVIAGIRARLLRD
- a CDS encoding FAD-dependent oxidoreductase, translating into MRVLVIGAGLGGLCLAQGLRQAGIDVRIYEREASVRARYQGFRIGIGGPGLAALRECLPQRLHPLLEASTGELSGERRVVDEQLREIRQLGALHGGTATDRHVLRHLLLAGLTDRIQFGKRLVRYTELTDGTVRAEFADGSSATGDLLVGADGGNSPVRRQLLPDAEVVTLDGNGLLGRTPLTERFAGLVPGFGTVVNGPEVRMLLGKMEFRRPPHLAAAELAPDVELPETGSYLRWGAFLPEYIKPLPADWPAVRDLLLAGIADWHPDLVELVRQSDVVNSSVLTVRYAKPVPHWGTRQVTLLGDAIHVMPPSGGMGANTAFRDAALLCRAITAVERGEAELLPAVERYEREMLEYGFAAVAESLEQLPAFAPSVTAGAASAH
- a CDS encoding helix-turn-helix domain-containing protein codes for the protein MGRAAEMTGTTPGFLRALGEHRLITPLRSDGGHRRYSRYQLRIAMRARDLVNQGTPIEAACRIVILEDQLEEALRLNEQLRSSQHAQEPTADT
- a CDS encoding cold-shock protein; its protein translation is MANGTVKWFNAEKGFGFIEQDGGGADVFAHYSNINASGFRELLEGQKVEFDVTQGQKGPQAENIRPL